AGCGCCGTGAAGCTGGGCTTTGACCATGTGAAGCTTTACCTCATGGTTGGACTCCCTGGCGAGGGCCCTGGGGATATTAAGGACATTAAGGATTTGCTAGGTTCCATAAAATCCCTGGGTGCCAGGGTTCACGTGTCCTTAAACCCATGGATCCCAAAACCCCACACACCACTTCAGTGGTTGCCCATGGATAGGCTTGAGCCCCTTCAATCAAAGATGAGGGAGATCAGGGATTCCAAGCTCTATGATGAGTACTTCGAGTACAACCCCGTGGACGCCACGGTCCAGGCCCTGTTCTCATTGGGTGATAGGGATGTGGGTGATGTCATTCTGAGCGTTGCGTTGAGTGGTGTTGGTAGGGGTGTTTGGAGGAGGTTAATGAGGAGGTATGGGGAGTTGTTCGAAAAATACGTGTACTCACACAAAGACCTTAACAAGCCACTGCCCTGGAGTCACATCATAATCCCAGGGGCTGAGGAGGAACGATTAAGGGCATTACTAAGTGCATTCCTCTCTAAAATAAATACACACTGACGCATTAAACTTACACCATGCCGATACATACACCTAAAATTATAATTTGTAATATCTTACCTCGGAAGTCTTAATAAGTAGGTTACCGCTTTCTATTAAATGACTTGGAATTGCGTGCATTCCAATACTAGATGCAGTAATCTCAGAGAGTTTATTTAATGCTCCACGTGTGGCTTGAATTAATTCACTAAAAAATAAACCCAAGCTTTGGATTTTAGTCCCTTAATGACTTGCTCCGTAATGTGAACTCCAAGGAACTAATTGTGCTGGCATTTATATATCCGGGCCGCCTGGTATGGGCGCCATTCCGTACAACCCATAGAAGGGTTAATTAATTCCCACATCTGGTAACCCCTGAATGGGTGCTTCACGTAGGTTTGAGGTGACGCCGTTGAGTATTTACGGAACATCAACCATAGGCGTGTTCATATACGCCAATAATAAGGTAGCCCTGGTACCCCCTGACGTGCCGGATAAGGTGGTTAATTCCATCAGGGATACCCTGGGCACTGAGGTGATTAAGGCATCCATTGCCAAGTCACCCCTGATTGGAATATTCGTGGTGGGTAATGACAATGGGCTGCTGGTCCCGGGCATAGTCACGGATGAGGAACTAAACCTTCTCAGGAGTAGTGGGTTAAACGTGACCGTGGTTGGGACTAAGTACACGGCCATAGCAAACCTGGTGCTCACCAATGATAGGAAGACCGTGGTCTCGCCAATAATTGAGAGGGAGTTCATACCGCTGATCAGGGATGCCCTGGGCACCGAGGTCATTGTGGATAACCTATGCGGTACATACCTAGTGGGCTCGATAGCCGTGGCCAACAACCGAGGGGTCCTACTAAGCCCAGAGGCTAAGGAGGAGGATGTTAAGAAGGTTAGGGACTTCTTCAACCTTAACGTTGACGTGGGGACTGTAAATCGGGGTAGGAGCTTCGTGAGGGGCGGCCTCGTGGTTAATGACCGTGGGGCGATCGTTGGTGTGGATACCACGGGATTTGAAATTGTTAAGATAATGCAAACATTGGGTGGTGAATTTAGGGATTTGAAATGAGGGGGCGAACCCTCCTAATAACCGCACTCCTGGTGGTCACTTACCTATACGACATGTGGGTCATCATTAACCTGGGACTCTGGGCATTCCTCTATTACTCTCTGGCGCCCACCGTGATCGTTCTCTTAATCTCATACGTTATTTACAGGGCCTCAGGGAGTGCCGAGGGCACGGATCTGGGGAATAACTTGGCATTGCCTGGCATGGACAGGGCCATTGAGAGGCTGAAGCGTGAGGTGGAGGAGTTGAGGCTAGGTGGGGTTAGTGAGGAGTTGGTGAGGCTTGAATTGGTCCTTGTGGATAACTTGGTGAGGACTGGGCGGTATGAGGAGGCTTGGGAGGTACTTAGGATTGCTGAGGATGACATGAGGGCCCTTGGGGCCGCGGTCAGTAAGGAGTTGAAAAGGCAGTACAGTCGCATTCGTAAAAGCGTGAAAAGACGTCTCAAACACCGCCAAGCTCCCTAGCCCTGGATAGGCAACCCTCGGCCATGGCCCTGGCATTAACCCTCAACGTCTCCATTAATTTATTAACCTCATAAACAATCTCCCTGGGCACCACACCCTCATTGACAAACCCCATGAACTCCTCATAATCAAGAACCCTCACATCGTTAGATCCCCATGTTGATGCCAGGTCCACCGAGAGGTCTATGTACATTATGTTGTTGCCCGTGAACTCCACGGGCGTGTTAATGTTTATGTATAAGCCCTTGGGTTCACCGCGACTATTCAAGTAAACGTGGATTAGGTGGTTGCTCCCCAGTGATGTGCATGTTAGGGCCATGTCACCCTCCTCCTTGGGTATGCCGAGGCCGTCGTAGTAACCACCACCCCTAAGTCTCCTCTGTAGTACTATCTCGTTGGGGTCCAGCTTGATTACGTCTGCTGTCCCGAGCTTTATCACTTTACCGCTCAGCTTCACATGGATAATACCAACCCTTGACCTCCTACTCATTAATTGCCTCATGAACTCCTCGCTAAAGCCCTTCCTATCGCTGCAGTGAGACAGCAATGATTCCACTAGGTCCAGCAGTGCCGTCCTCCTCTTGAGCGCTTTGTACGTATGGTGGCCTATCAATGTGGGTATCACGTTATTCCTAATATTGTCCAGTGCAACCTTGGCACTACCCCCGAGGGCCAACTCCACAACGCACTCCCCATCCTGAAGGACCAGGGGTGCGGTACCGGTTTTACTTCTCTCAATCAATTCCCCCAGTAAGTCCACGGCCCTCCTCAACTCCCTCTCAGCCTCCTCCTCACTGAGGAACTGGGCACTGCTCCTCCACTTAATCCCAAAGCCGTTGAGGAACCTTACGTACTTAAGTCCAATACTCAGGAGGCGCGCCCTGGCCTCTTGATCCCTAATGTGCCTGCTGATGGTCACCCTGTCACCGGGCACTATAGAGACGTAGTCCGTATCCACCCTAACACCCTGGGCTAGTACCACCTCATCCCCAGGGAACAACGCCGTCTTGGCAACGTACACGGGCACCACATCACCCACCGCATAACCGCCCTGGAGGTGCCTGAGCACGCCCACGGAATCACCCAGGTGGACCTTGTACGTGCCCTCACCAACCTCACTAATGATGCCAAGGTAAACCCTGTGCAGTGGGGTTTTGGATCTCCAGGTAAACACCTCGGGACCCACCGCCCTCATTAACCCATTAACCAGCGCGTCCACGGCGTTGCACTTCCCAATCAGCACTAAGCCCCCTGGTATTGCCTCGGAGTCCTTTATTGTCACGTCAGGTGCGCTGTTATTAATGGGTATCCCGAACCTACTCACTATTACGTCTGAGGGTTGAACCACGGTGTGTCCCAGGTCTAGGATTAATTTAGTAATGGCCGTGGCATACCTACCCCTAATTCTCACCTTGTACGTCCCTCCATCCATGCCCAATACCTAGGCGGTTAGCACCTTATTAAAATTCCTGCCTTATCAATAATGTGATCATTAAATGCCTGGCCTCAGGTAGTAAGGGAGGCACTGGGAAGTCCACACTGGCAATAATCGCCTCGAGGATTGCCAGGGCCCTTGGCATTAGGATTGGCGTTCTCGACCTAGCCCTTGGCAACCCCAGCACCACAGTAGCATTACTCGGTCAGGCGCCGAGGCACAACCTAGCGACGTACCTAATGGGCATCTCCAGCGTCACTGATGTGGTGCTGGAGGTACCCACCTCTAGAGGGCCCATTTACCTGGTGCCCTCGGGTCGCGGTAGCAGTGAGTTAGTTGCCAATGTTCGGTATGCTCTGGATAGGTTCGAGGCTTTAATCTCCACCCTAGAGGGTAGGTTACACCTTGACCTCGTTATTATGGACTTTCCAGCCTTTAATCCCTACGTTGATGGGTTATCACCATCTCTCCTAAAGTACTGCGATGTAGTGCACCCAGTCCTCGTGCAGGACTATGGATCCCTGATCGCGGCTTATGAGCTGGTTAGGTTCTGTGGTGAGGGTCGTGTTAAAACTGGGGTTTCTGTGTTGAACATGGTTAGGGAGGTCATGGGTAATGGTTGGGTTAAGTCCGTGGGTAAACTCCTTGGGCGTGAACCCTTCGTGATTCACTACGACCCGTGGATCACGAGGCTCATCCTCAATGGGGAGTTTAGGGATACGCAGGGCGTTAGGGAGTTGCTTGGCTTCGTATTAAGGTACCTGCTTCATTGAGTAAAGTTCATAATAACCCACCGAGGCGCCTATCAAGGTGTCCTCTGAGGAGTTCAGGGGCATTGTCATTGATGATGGGGATGGGGAGAGGTGGTTAGCCGTAGCCGATACTCACGTGGGTCTTGAGGTGGAGTTGGGTAGGAGGGGGGTTAGGATACCCAGCCAGTCAGCGAGGGTTGCGAACACCATTGTTGAGTATGCTGAGAGGGTTGGGGCCACATCATTGGTAATCCTTGGTGATGTGAAGCATGAGATTGGGAGTGTTGTGGATAGTATGAGGGAGGTTAGGGAATTCCTGAACATAGTGAGTAGGAGGTTCAATAGGGTGGTCCTGATAAGGGGTAATCATGACGGGGGCCTGGACACAATACTAACATCCATGGAAAGCCCAAACATACATCTCCTGGACTCCAGGGGGTTCATAATGAGGAGTAGGGATGGTAAGAGGTTATTACTGCTACACGGCAACTCTAAACCTAGGGTTGAGGACTTCGTAAACGCGGACGTCATCGTTATGGGGCACACCCACCCAGCAATCACGATACAGGACGTTACGGGTTACGTAATGAGGATGCCCGTGATAGTAAAGATAAGGGTGGATAAGGGGTTGATGGGTAGTAACATGTATGGGCGGGACATGGGCGTAAGCGGTAACCTAACAATCATTGTACTACCCACATTCAATCCATTAACCGTTGGGATGGATGTTACCGAGTCCCTAACAAAGGACCTTGTCAGTGTCGAAACCATACTACACTACGCAAGGACCTGGGAAAGACCGGGCAATGTGGAGGTGTACCTACTAGACATGACCTACCTGGGAACACTGGACATACTCATGAGGATTAAGGAGGAGGTTGCTGAGGGAGGCTACGAGCTAGACTGGTTGTGAACCCATGCCATGGGTGTACTGGTTATTACCATTAGACCCGTTACTTTTAATAATCAACACGTGCGTAATTATGTTGATGAGGTTGCCAATATTGGTAATAAACATGAAGGTTTACCCAGAGGTGCTCGGCAAGAGGGCGCTCGAGCTTGCCAGGGTTGCCGAGGGGGTGAGTAAGGAGTTGGGGGTCTCCATAGCCGTGGCACCACCAATCACCGAGTTAAGGCTAGTGGCTGAGAACGTGGAGATACCCGTTTTTGCCCAGGGTGCGGACCCAGTGGAGCCAGGGGCCAGGACTGGGCATGTACCGCTGGAGTTCATTAAGGAGGCTGGTGCCGTGGGTGTCATACTAAATCACAGCGAGAATAGGCTTTTGCTGAATGACCTTGGTTGGTTGGTGAGTAGGGCTAGGGAGGTTAGCCTCGAGACCCTGGTCTGCGCCCCCGACGCGTACACAAGCGCTGCCGCGGCTGCCCTGGGACCCACAGCCATTGCTGTGGAACCCCCTGAGTTAATAGGTACTGGCAGGGCCGTCTCTAGGGAGAAGCCTGACGTTATTGTTAGGACCGTGGAGCTCGTGAGGAAGGTAAACCCGGAGGTTCCCGTTATAACGGGCGCTGGGATTGAGAGTTTTGATGATGTTAGGAAGGCCATTGAGTTGGGGACCAGGGGAGTACTCGTGGCCAGCGCCATTGTTAAGGCCAGGGATTGGAGGCAGAAGATAATGGAGCTGGCCAGGGCATTGACCTGACAAGCCATTTAATGAATACGTGCTCAACCCTTTACATGAAAATAATGCTGCTTTTTATTAATTAAAGGCCCTGCCTTTTAAGGCGAGTCACTGTTGTTTACGGTGGCTCCTTATTATTTGCCTCAGCACGTACTGGAGTATCCCTCCATTTAGGAAGTACTGAACCTCCATCTGAGTGTCAAGCCTAACCAGCAACTTAGTCCTTATCTCACGCCCATCGGGCTTGTGAATCACCAACTCCACGGTCTGCCTGGGCTTAAGCCCCTGGGATAACCCCACTATGTCGAAGGTCTCCTCACCCGTTATCCCCAGTTTCTCGGCATCCTCACCCTCCATGAACTGAAGCGGTAATATCCCCATCTCCACAAGGTTACTCCTGTGAATTCTCTCGAAGCTCTTGGCAATGACTGCCTTGACGCCAAGGAGCTTGGGGCCCTTGGCAGCCCAATCCCTGCTTGAGCCGGCACCGTAGGTGGAACCGGCGAGTATAATTAGTGGTGTACCCTCCTCCTTATACCTCATGGCTGCATCGAAGACCGTCATTAACTGCCCATCGGGCCAGTGCACGGTGTACCCACCCTCGAGCACCTTACCACCCATTCTATTCCTCACACCCTTATTCCAAAAGGCACCCCTAACCATGACCTCCCAATTACCACGCCTCGCACCAAACGTATTGAATTCCTGAGGCTTAACGCCAAGGGACATCAGATACTTACCGGCGGGTGAGTCGGCGGGTATTGAGCCCGCCGGTGATATGTGGTCCGTGGTTATGGAATCACCAAGGATAAGCAACGCCCTGGCACCCCTAATGTCCCTGACCTCCACAAGCCTATCCGGGTCAAAATCATCGAAGAACGGTGGCCTCCTTATGTACGTATTCTTGGGATCCCACTGGTACAGGTCGCCACTGGGCGCCTTTAATTGATTCCACTCATCAGGGACCAAATCACCAATCCTTGTGTACTTCTCAACAAACTCGTCCTTAGTCACGTACTTATTCACGTACTCCCTAACCTCCTCATCACTAGGCCATAAATCACTTAAGTAAACCGGCTTACCGCTGGGTGTTGTGGTTATGGGTTCCCTGGTTATGTCCTTATTAACCGTGCCTGCCAATGCGTAAATAACCACCAGGGGCGGTGATGCCAAGTAATTAGCCCTAACGTCTGGGTGAACCCTATTCTCAAAGTTCCTATTACCACTGAGTACAGCCGCCGCTACTAAGTCGTTCTCCCTAATGGCCCTAGCCACGGGCTCCGGCAACGGCCCCGAGTTGCCAATGCACGTGGTGCATCCAAAGCCCACTATGGCGAAGCCTATTTTCTCGAGGTACTGAAGCAAACCAGCCCTCCTTAGGTACTCCTCCACAACCCTGGACCCTGGGGCCAGGCTGGTCTTCACGTAGGGTGGTGGTGATATGCCCAGCTCCACAGCCCTCTTGGCCACGAGCCCAGCGGCCATGAGTAGGTATGGGTTGCTGGTGTTGGTGCATGAGGTTATTGCGGCTATTGCCACAAACCCATCCTCAAGCTCCACCTTCCTCCCATCAATCTCAATGACAACCTTCTTCCTACCACTTATGTTCCTCTTCCTATTCCTATCCTCAATAATGGGCTCCAGGCTCTTGGGAACCTCACCCAACCTCCTCCTCTGCCAGGGTAGTGATGGCCCAGAGACGCTGGGCTCCACGTCTGATAGGTCAATATTAATCACCTGGCTATACTCCACATCACCCTCCCTCGGCGACCCAAAGACCCCCTGCTCCACGTAGTACCTCTCCACAAGCGATATCAACCACTCATCCCTACCCGTGAGCCTCAGATAAGCCAGTGTCTGCTCATCCACTGGGAATAAGCCGGTGGTTGCCCCGTACTCAGGGGCCATGTTAGCTATGGTTGCCCTATCGGGCACGGGCAATGCCGCAACGCCCTCCCCGAAGAACTCCACGAACTTATCAACCACGTTGTACTTCCTCAGGGTCTCGGTTATGTACAGGACAATGTCCGTGGCGGTGACCCCAGGCCTTGGCTTGCCATAGAGGTGAACACCAACCACCTGAGGCGGTGGCAGCGCGATTGGTTGACCCAGCAGGGCCGCCTCAGCCTCAACACCACCCACACCCCAACCCACAACACCCAGCCCGTTTATCATTGTTGTGTGGCTGTCCATGCCCACCACGGTATCGAAGTACGCCAGCTTCTCACCGGGCCCTAGGTCCTCGGTCATCACCACCCTGGCAATGTGCTCCAGGTGTACCTGGTGTATGATGCCCGTGCCAGGCGGGAATACCCTGAAATTCCTAAAGGCGTTTTGAGCCCACTTGAGGAACTCGTACCTCTCCCTATTCCTCTCCACTTCCAACTTAATGTTGAGACGCAGGGCGTTGGGTGTTCCCCAGTAATCCACCTGGACGCTGTGGTCTATCACCAGGTCCGTGGGTACCTGCGGATTTATTACCCTGGGGTCAAGGCCGTACTTCGCCACCACCTCCCTCATAACCGCCAAATCCACGAGTGCCGGGACCCCCGTGTAGTCCTGCATCAATACCCTGGCCACCTTTATGGGGACCTCCCTAGTACCTGGGTTCTTGGGGCTCCACTTGAGTATGTTCTCAATGTCCTCCTCGGTTATTGACTGCCCATCGAAGTTCCTAAGCATGTTCTCAATGAAGACCTTTATTACGTATGGGAACCTCGACACATCAAAACCAGCCCTCTCAAGGGCCTTCAATGAGTAATAACGCACCTTAACACCGCCAACTTCCATGGTGGATAGCGTATTCCACGGGTTGGGTAACGACCTACTCACAAAAACCCAATGGGAACTCCCTATTTAAAAATTTGCGTTAATTACTCAAAAATAATCATACGAGGCCGTGGACACACGCCCATTGACCCAAGGAACCCCGTGAGTAATAATGACCCAATGATTTGATTAATTTAACCTAAGGATAGGATGAGTAATGGGTTCCTCACTTGGCCAATTGCACATA
This is a stretch of genomic DNA from Vulcanisaeta thermophila. It encodes these proteins:
- a CDS encoding translation initiation factor IF-6, with protein sequence MGASRRFEVTPLSIYGTSTIGVFIYANNKVALVPPDVPDKVVNSIRDTLGTEVIKASIAKSPLIGIFVVGNDNGLLVPGIVTDEELNLLRSSGLNVTVVGTKYTAIANLVLTNDRKTVVSPIIEREFIPLIRDALGTEVIVDNLCGTYLVGSIAVANNRGVLLSPEAKEEDVKKVRDFFNLNVDVGTVNRGRSFVRGGLVVNDRGAIVGVDTTGFEIVKIMQTLGGEFRDLK
- a CDS encoding DUF402 domain-containing protein codes for the protein MDGGTYKVRIRGRYATAITKLILDLGHTVVQPSDVIVSRFGIPINNSAPDVTIKDSEAIPGGLVLIGKCNAVDALVNGLMRAVGPEVFTWRSKTPLHRVYLGIISEVGEGTYKVHLGDSVGVLRHLQGGYAVGDVVPVYVAKTALFPGDEVVLAQGVRVDTDYVSIVPGDRVTISRHIRDQEARARLLSIGLKYVRFLNGFGIKWRSSAQFLSEEEAERELRRAVDLLGELIERSKTGTAPLVLQDGECVVELALGGSAKVALDNIRNNVIPTLIGHHTYKALKRRTALLDLVESLLSHCSDRKGFSEEFMRQLMSRRSRVGIIHVKLSGKVIKLGTADVIKLDPNEIVLQRRLRGGGYYDGLGIPKEEGDMALTCTSLGSNHLIHVYLNSRGEPKGLYININTPVEFTGNNIMYIDLSVDLASTWGSNDVRVLDYEEFMGFVNEGVVPREIVYEVNKLMETLRVNARAMAEGCLSRARELGGV
- the tpiA gene encoding triose-phosphate isomerase encodes the protein MRLPILVINMKVYPEVLGKRALELARVAEGVSKELGVSIAVAPPITELRLVAENVEIPVFAQGADPVEPGARTGHVPLEFIKEAGAVGVILNHSENRLLLNDLGWLVSRAREVSLETLVCAPDAYTSAAAAALGPTAIAVEPPELIGTGRAVSREKPDVIVRTVELVRKVNPEVPVITGAGIESFDDVRKAIELGTRGVLVASAIVKARDWRQKIMELARALT
- a CDS encoding metallophosphoesterase family protein translates to MSSEEFRGIVIDDGDGERWLAVADTHVGLEVELGRRGVRIPSQSARVANTIVEYAERVGATSLVILGDVKHEIGSVVDSMREVREFLNIVSRRFNRVVLIRGNHDGGLDTILTSMESPNIHLLDSRGFIMRSRDGKRLLLLHGNSKPRVEDFVNADVIVMGHTHPAITIQDVTGYVMRMPVIVKIRVDKGLMGSNMYGRDMGVSGNLTIIVLPTFNPLTVGMDVTESLTKDLVSVETILHYARTWERPGNVEVYLLDMTYLGTLDILMRIKEEVAEGGYELDWL
- the acnA gene encoding aconitate hydratase AcnA — translated: MSRSLPNPWNTLSTMEVGGVKVRYYSLKALERAGFDVSRFPYVIKVFIENMLRNFDGQSITEEDIENILKWSPKNPGTREVPIKVARVLMQDYTGVPALVDLAVMREVVAKYGLDPRVINPQVPTDLVIDHSVQVDYWGTPNALRLNIKLEVERNRERYEFLKWAQNAFRNFRVFPPGTGIIHQVHLEHIARVVMTEDLGPGEKLAYFDTVVGMDSHTTMINGLGVVGWGVGGVEAEAALLGQPIALPPPQVVGVHLYGKPRPGVTATDIVLYITETLRKYNVVDKFVEFFGEGVAALPVPDRATIANMAPEYGATTGLFPVDEQTLAYLRLTGRDEWLISLVERYYVEQGVFGSPREGDVEYSQVINIDLSDVEPSVSGPSLPWQRRRLGEVPKSLEPIIEDRNRKRNISGRKKVVIEIDGRKVELEDGFVAIAAITSCTNTSNPYLLMAAGLVAKRAVELGISPPPYVKTSLAPGSRVVEEYLRRAGLLQYLEKIGFAIVGFGCTTCIGNSGPLPEPVARAIRENDLVAAAVLSGNRNFENRVHPDVRANYLASPPLVVIYALAGTVNKDITREPITTTPSGKPVYLSDLWPSDEEVREYVNKYVTKDEFVEKYTRIGDLVPDEWNQLKAPSGDLYQWDPKNTYIRRPPFFDDFDPDRLVEVRDIRGARALLILGDSITTDHISPAGSIPADSPAGKYLMSLGVKPQEFNTFGARRGNWEVMVRGAFWNKGVRNRMGGKVLEGGYTVHWPDGQLMTVFDAAMRYKEEGTPLIILAGSTYGAGSSRDWAAKGPKLLGVKAVIAKSFERIHRSNLVEMGILPLQFMEGEDAEKLGITGEETFDIVGLSQGLKPRQTVELVIHKPDGREIRTKLLVRLDTQMEVQYFLNGGILQYVLRQIIRSHRKQQ
- a CDS encoding tyrosine-protein kinase family protein encodes the protein MIIKCLASGSKGGTGKSTLAIIASRIARALGIRIGVLDLALGNPSTTVALLGQAPRHNLATYLMGISSVTDVVLEVPTSRGPIYLVPSGRGSSELVANVRYALDRFEALISTLEGRLHLDLVIMDFPAFNPYVDGLSPSLLKYCDVVHPVLVQDYGSLIAAYELVRFCGEGRVKTGVSVLNMVREVMGNGWVKSVGKLLGREPFVIHYDPWITRLILNGEFRDTQGVRELLGFVLRYLLH